The following proteins are encoded in a genomic region of Nicotiana sylvestris chromosome 4, ASM39365v2, whole genome shotgun sequence:
- the LOC138890138 gene encoding uncharacterized protein: MAVHMNVKELLAIGDSDLLIHQVQGEWSTKNVKILPYQHCMKEICKKFTKIEFKQVHRIQNEFINALANLSSMIQHPDKNYIDPINVEIGDKHDYCFHVDEEPDGKPWMANHVFLNGEVLYRRTPDLRLLRRVDDVEAARLVEEMHTGTCGPYMNGFTLAKKI; this comes from the exons ATGGCAGTCCACATGAACGTCAAAGAACTTTTGGCCATAGGTGATTCCGACCTATTGATACACCAAGTCCAAGGGGAATGGTCAACCAAGAATGTTAAGATACTTCCATACCAGCATTGCATGAAAGAGATATGCAAGAAGTTCACGAAGATTGAGTTCAAGCAGGTCCACAGGATTCAGAATGAGTTCATTAATGCCCTTGCAAACCTATCATCTATGAttcaacatccagacaagaactacATCGACCCTATTAATGTAGAGATCGGGGATAAACATGACTATTGCTTCCATGTAGATGAAGAACCAGATGGtaaaccatg GATGGCAAACCACGTTTTCCTCAATGGGGAAGTCCTATACAGGAGGACCCCAGATTTACGCTTGTTGAGACGTGTAGATGATGTCGAGGCAGCTAGGTTAGTAGAAGAAATGCATACAGGAACGTGTGGACCCTACATGAATGGGTTCACATTAGCCAAGAAGATCTAG